The following proteins come from a genomic window of Malus domestica chromosome 02, GDT2T_hap1:
- the LOC103407315 gene encoding mitogen-activated protein kinase kinase kinase 20-like, translating into MKRKAEEEELGRLWGDGEDWERGDLIGEGCFGSVFLAFSKKNKPIVSDRPPLPPVMAVKSAELSHSESIQHETEVLSYVKGSAFVIDCLGEEITTSEDGDQMVYNLLLEFAAGGTLDGLIRRFKGRGLPESDVISYTRSILRGLIHIHECDYVHCDLKPENILLVPVANTGRFVAKVADLGLAKRTKEDVGGWRGTPRYTDPDALMDNVQNQSSDIWSVGAIVLEMLTGSPPWDVKPGSDLEDFLDMVSQEITPKIPPGISSAANDFLKCCLAINSWERLTAEQLLFHPFIAEPQASEACHSSLGYTVVPKIQPPVGLVITAGL; encoded by the coding sequence ATGAAAAGGAAGGCCGAAGAAGAAGAGCTGGGGAGGTTGTGGGGCGACGGCGAGGACTGGGAGAGAGGAGATTTGATCGGAGAAGGCTGTTTCGGGTCGGTTTTTCTTGCCTTTTCCAAGAAAAACAAACCCATTGTCAGTGATCGTCCACCACTGCCTCCGGTCATGGCTGTCAAATCTGCTGAGCTTTCCCATTCCGAGTCGATTCAGCACGAGACGGAGGTTCTCAGCTACGTAAAAGGCTCCGCTTTTGTGATTGATTGCTTGGGTGAAGAAATCACAACCAGTGAGGATGGCGATCAGATGGTCTACAATTTGCTGCTCGAATTTGCCGCAGGGGGAACCCTTGATGGCCTGATCAGGAGATTCAAGGGCCGGGGTTTGCCGGAATCCGATGTCATAAGTTACACAAGGTCAATTCTCCGAGGGTTGATACACATTCACGAGTGCGATTACGTCCACTGCGATTTAAAGCCGGAGAATATTTTGCTTGTGCCTGTTGCTAATACTGGAAGGTTTGTGGCCAAGGTCGCAGATTTGGGATTGGCTAAGAGAACCAAAGAGGATGTGGGAGGATGGAGAGGCACTCCGAGGTATACGGACCCGGATGCCTTGATGGATAATGTGCAAAATCAGTCCTCCGATATCTGGTCTGTTGGTGCCATTGTTCTTGAGATGTTAACAGGCAGCCCCCCTTGGGATGTGAAGCCCGGCTCCGATCTTGAAGACTTCTTGGACATGGTTTCTCAAGAAATTACCCCCAAAATTCCTCCCGGAATCTCAAGTGCGGCAAACGATTTTCTCAAGTGTTGCCTAGCCATCAATTCTTGGGAAAGGTTAACTGCCGAACAATTGTTGTTTCATCCATTCATAGCTGAGCCACAGGCATCCGAAGCATGTCATTCTTCTCTGGGCTATACCGTTGTTCCGAAAATTCAGCCCCCAGTAGGTTTAGTAATAACAGCCGGACTATAG
- the LOC103409193 gene encoding histone-lysine N-methyltransferase, H3 lysine-9 specific SUVH1-like codes for MEGGSSQNFVPPSAGFDKSRVLDVRPLRSLMPVFPAASQAPSFPGMPPFGNTPNGFPPFYPFGLPSSYQASPDLNSEMRTPTGPMPAPIRSYRAPTSSGADDFPEDSNGDGYFDPHVGSSSSRKKTTKASSSRKKTKKNGDGDSLTNNGSGVTFVSAMSSFQIEDGNRELVNYVLMNFDALRRRICQIEDNKESKTGVIKRADLKAGGIVMSKKVRTNMRRRVGVIPGVEIGDIFFFRMEMCAVGLHAPSMAGIDYMTGNGDGDKDPVALSIVSSGGYDDEAEASDVLIYSGQGGNSNSKDKDREVADQKLERGNLALQRSLHHGNEVRVIRGVKDDVSSTIKIYVYDGLYKVHESWTERGKAGCNIFKYKLLRVPGQPPAFAVWQAIRKWKDGFSSRAGLVLQDLTSGTEPVPVSLVNEVDNEKALVSFTYFPTLKYTKSFSLMPPSFGCNCRSACQPGDTNCSCIQKNGGDFPYTSNGILVSRKQLLHECGPTCPCTPNCKNRVSQTGVKLRLEVFKTKDRGWGLRSWDSIRAGAFICEYAGEVIDEAKLKQKEDGGENDEYIFDTGRDYESFKWSYEPGLIEESPNDVEDYNIPYRLIISAKNVGNVGRFINHSCSPNVFWQPVVYEHNNQSFVHIAFYAIGHIPPMTELTYDYGSSSSNEAGSNSGPNRKNKCLCGSSKCRGYFG; via the coding sequence ATGGAAGGAGGGTCCAGCCAAAACTTCGTTCCTCCTTCAGCTGGGTTTGATAAGTCAAGGGTTTTGGATGTTAGACCTTTGCGTAGTTTGATGCCGGTGTTCCCAGCTGCGTCTCAGGCCCCATCCTTTCCGGGCATGCCTCCCTTTGGCAATACCCCTAATGGGTTTCCTCCGTTTTACCCATTTGGTTTACCGTCAAGCTACCAGGCCTCACCTGATCTAAATAGTGAGATGAGGACGCCAACCGGTCCCATGCCCGCTCCTATCCGGTCATATAGAGCCCCAACCTCATCTGGCGCCGATGACTTTCCAGAGGATTCCAATGGAGATGGGTACTTTGATCCTCATGTAGGTTCTAGTTCGTCTCGAAAGAAGACCACAAAAGCTAGTTCATCTCGGAAGAAGACCAAGAAAAATGGAGATGGTGATTCGTTAACAAACAATGGGTCAGGTGTGACCTTTGTTTCTGCTATGAGTtcatttcaaattgaagatGGTAACAGGGAGTTGGTTAATTATGTGCTCATGAATTTTGATGCACTCCGGAGAAGGATATGCCAGATTGAAGATAACAAGGAATCGAAAACTGGGGTTATTAAGCGTGCAGATTTGAAAGCTGGTGGCATCGTGATGAGCAAAAAGGTTCGGACAAACATGAGGAGGAGAGTTGGGGTTATCCCTGGAGTTGAGATTggtgatattttctttttccgaaTGGAAATGTGTGCGGTCGGATTACATGCTCCATCTATGGCTGGAATTGACTACATGACTGGCAATGGTGATGGTGACAAAGATCCAGTAGCCTTAAGCATTGTTTCTTCAGGGGGCTATGATGATGAGGCAGAGGCTAGCGATGTCTTGATATACAGTGGTCAGGGTGGAAATAGCAATagcaaagacaaagatagggaggTTGCTGATCAGAAGCTTGAAAGGGGTAATCTTGCTCTTCAGAGAAGCTTGCATCATGGAAATGAAGTACGAGTGATTCGGGGCGTGAAAGATGATGTTAGTTCAACAATAAAGATCTATGTCTATGATGGCCTATATAAAGTTCATGAGTCATGGACAGAGAGGGGGAAAGCTGGTTGCAATATATTCAAGTACAAGTTGTTAAGGGTTCCTGGACAGCCTCCAGCTTTTGCAGTTTGGCAAGCTATTCGTAAGTGGAAGGATGGTTTTTCCTCAAGGGCTGGACTTGTTCTTCAAGACCTCACTTCAGGGACTGAACCTGTACCTGTTTCCCTTGTAAATGAGGTTGATAATGAGAAGGCGCTGGTTTCTTTCACTTATTTCCCTACACTCAAATATACTAAATCATTCAGTCTAATGCCACCttcttttggatgcaattgcCGCAGTGCATGCCAGCCAGGTGATACGAATTGCTCTTGCATTCAGAAAAATGGAGGTGATTTTCCTTATACTAGCAATGGGATTCTAGTCAGCCGTAAACAATTGTTACATGAATGTGGTCCTACGTGTCCATGCACTCCCAACTGCAAAAACCGAGTATCCCAAACTGGTGTAAAATTGCGGCTGGAAGTGTTTAAGACAAAGGATAGGGGCTGGGGCCTCCGGTCATGGGATTCTATTCGTGCTGGTGCTTTTATTTGTGAGTATGCTGGTGAAGTTATAGATGAAGCAAAGTTAAAACAGAAAGAGGATGGAGGGGAAAATGATGAATATATTTTTGACACAGGCCGTGATTATGAATCATTCAAGTGGAGTTATGAACCTGGATTAATAGAGGAGAGTCCTAATGATGTTGAGGATTATAACATTCCATATCGCCTGATCATAAGTGCCAAGAATGTTGGGAATGTAGGTCGGTTCATTAATCACAGCTGCTCACCAAATGTTTTTTGGCAACCAGTTGTATATGAGCACAACAATCAGTCTTTTGTCCATATTGCTTTTTATGCCATCGGACACATTCCCCCGATGACAGAGTTGACATATGATTATGGGAGTTCAAGCTCTAATGAAGCTGGCAGTAACAGTGGACCCAACAGGAAGAATAAATGCTTATGTGGATCGTCGAAATGCCGGGGTTATTTTGGTTGA